The Streptococcus mitis region TTTCAGCCCTAATTCACGGTATTTGATTCCACTGGTGTTGAAAAATTGCTTCAACTCGAAACCTGAGGTTTCTATCCAGTTTAAAATCATTTCTTGGCTTGGTGTTTCTTCGACAATGTGAACTGCTTTGTAGTCCACACCGAGTTGGTTTAATTCTTGTTTTGCTTTTTTACAAGTTGAACATTTTGGGTATTCGATAAATTCTAACATGTCTTTCACTTTCTATTTTATTCTTTAAAATCTGCTCCTTCATGCTCCAAGAGCCAGAATTTCTTTTCCACCCCTGCGGCATAACCAGTCAGACGCTTGCCTGCTCCCAGCACACGATGACAAGGCACAAGGATGGACCAAGGATTTCGTCCTACAGCTCCACCAATTGCTTGAGCAGAAGCCACTTGTAGGTCTTGGGCTATTTGTCCATAGGTCACTGTCTGACCATAAGGAATTCCCTGTAAATAGGACCAAACTCGCTTTTCAAAATCCGTTCCGATTGGAGCCAAGGGCAAGTCGGATAAATCCCGAGACTTGCCTTTAAAGTAAGCATCTAAGCAAGCAATAACTGGGTCTAAAATGGGATGACTAACAACTGCTTCTATCGTGTCATCTCCTAGTCCCCTCTCAAAATACTTCTGCTCCTGCACCCAAATGCCATACAAATAATGGTCATCAGCTACGAGAGAAAGGGGGCCAATTGGCGAAGAGTAGAGCATTTTGGCATACTTCTTTTGCATTATTTCTTCAATTTTTGATAGGCCAAGCGTTCGCCATCAACATGCACTTTACCAACCTGTTTAAAACCAAGTTTTTCAAAAATATGTTGCATGACCTTGTTGGCAACATGCGTATCTGAGCGAAAATCTAGATAATCAAATCCTTCAATCAAGCCCTCTAAGAAGGTTTGAGCAACTCCTTGTCCCTGCACATCTGCTGCCACAGCAATACGGTGAAAGACTAGATATTCTGACTCTCCAGCTTGCCAGTTTCCCTCATAAATATCTTCATAGGCCTCCTCTGGACTCTTAGTCACAGCAGCATAGGCTACTAGTTCTCCATCTTCCAAGGCTATATAGGCTTGACCTGAGATTATATCCTCAATAATAATATTAGCATTTGGATAACCATTTTGCCACTGGTCACTACCAGCATCTGCTAAACATTTCTTGGCTTCCTCAATCACCTGCATAATGGCATCTACTTCATTTGGAAAAGCTAAACGAATCTCCATCTTTTCTCCTCTTTTCTGACTAGTTTCTCCCATCATAGCATAATTTAAGCCTTTTCACAAGCAGTTAAAACTTGACTTTT contains the following coding sequences:
- a CDS encoding arsenate reductase family protein, producing the protein MLEFIEYPKCSTCKKAKQELNQLGVDYKAVHIVEETPSQEMILNWIETSGFELKQFFNTSGIKYRELGLKDKVGSLSNQEAAELLASDGMLLKRPILVENGTVKQIGYRKSYEELGLK
- a CDS encoding methylated-DNA--[protein]-cysteine S-methyltransferase, translated to MQKKYAKMLYSSPIGPLSLVADDHYLYGIWVQEQKYFERGLGDDTIEAVVSHPILDPVIACLDAYFKGKSRDLSDLPLAPIGTDFEKRVWSYLQGIPYGQTVTYGQIAQDLQVASAQAIGGAVGRNPWSILVPCHRVLGAGKRLTGYAAGVEKKFWLLEHEGADFKE
- a CDS encoding GNAT family N-acetyltransferase, with protein sequence MEIRLAFPNEVDAIMQVIEEAKKCLADAGSDQWQNGYPNANIIIEDIISGQAYIALEDGELVAYAAVTKSPEEAYEDIYEGNWQAGESEYLVFHRIAVAADVQGQGVAQTFLEGLIEGFDYLDFRSDTHVANKVMQHIFEKLGFKQVGKVHVDGERLAYQKLKK